A region of Deltaproteobacteria bacterium DNA encodes the following proteins:
- a CDS encoding Zn-dependent alcohol dehydrogenase: MKAAIYQKPHEPLTIEEVELRKPVAGEVLVRTVCSGVCHSDMHFVDGLWQLPLPTVLGHEAAGVVEEVGDGVTYVKKGDRVIMSFRPFCGTCYYCLRGTPHLCNDPAIQASSASRLTWKGGPVLQFSNVGSFSEYMITSQQGVVKIPTEMPMAEAALIGCGVMTGIGAALYTAKVPGGAICVVIGCGGIGLNVIQGCKLAGASQIIAVDVVDGKLDLAKKFGATHTINAKTDDPVAAVKTLTNGLGAEYAFEAIGSPAAATQAFEMIRNGGTAVIVGMMPLGSEVKLNGVGFLMEKKAIGCMYGSANFREHMPKLVDLFLQGRIDLSGLVSQRLSLHEVNKGFDLMRSGKVARSVLDISAA, encoded by the coding sequence ATCAAGGCCGCCATCTACCAGAAGCCCCACGAGCCGCTCACGATCGAGGAGGTGGAGCTGCGCAAGCCCGTGGCGGGCGAGGTGCTCGTGCGCACCGTGTGCAGCGGCGTGTGCCACTCCGACATGCACTTCGTCGACGGCCTCTGGCAGCTGCCGCTGCCGACCGTGCTCGGCCACGAGGCCGCGGGCGTCGTCGAAGAAGTAGGCGACGGCGTGACCTACGTGAAGAAGGGCGATCGCGTGATCATGTCCTTCCGGCCGTTCTGCGGCACTTGTTATTACTGCCTGCGCGGCACGCCCCACCTGTGCAACGACCCCGCGATTCAGGCGTCGTCAGCGAGCCGGCTCACGTGGAAGGGCGGACCCGTCCTTCAGTTCTCGAACGTGGGCTCGTTCTCCGAGTACATGATCACGTCGCAGCAAGGCGTGGTGAAGATCCCCACCGAGATGCCGATGGCCGAGGCCGCGCTGATCGGCTGCGGCGTGATGACCGGCATCGGCGCCGCGCTCTACACCGCGAAGGTGCCGGGCGGCGCGATCTGCGTGGTGATCGGCTGCGGTGGCATCGGCCTCAACGTGATCCAGGGCTGCAAGCTCGCCGGCGCGAGCCAGATCATCGCGGTCGACGTGGTGGACGGGAAGCTCGATCTCGCCAAGAAGTTCGGCGCGACGCACACCATCAACGCGAAGACCGACGATCCGGTCGCCGCGGTGAAGACGCTCACGAACGGACTCGGCGCCGAGTACGCGTTCGAAGCGATCGGCAGCCCGGCCGCCGCGACGCAGGCGTTCGAGATGATCCGCAACGGCGGCACCGCGGTGATCGTGGGCATGATGCCGCTCGGCTCCGAGGTGAAGCTGAACGGCGTGGGCTTCCTGATGGAGAAGAAGGCGATCGGCTGCATGTACGGCAGCGCGAACTTCCGCGAGCACATGCCGAAGCTCGTGGACCTGTTCCTGCAGGGCCGCATCGACCTGTCGGGGCTCGTGAGCCAGCGCCTCTCGCTGCACGAGGTGAACAAGGGCTTCGACCTGATGCGCAGCGGCAAGGTCGCGCGCAGCGTGCTCGACATCAGCGCCGCGTAG
- a CDS encoding DUF1214 domain-containing protein: MSERDDVATGGTGLRGDALKKLRRPRRAEAEQRARLLDGRAWEDFCRDLAAAGKAVLDFPLASAESDALRAEGFRYLLGLVRSGLYNALELAEPGAPRWIRNPDSQAKWGAENPDNQYLWARVDPRGTYRVFGERRSVYDFLLEVKEGHMQLGDDRVFAAVTCKDLHFDASGAFSVLLAPERPAGYAGDFVPLHPDGSYLQVRQYLLEWERETPASFFIERVGGAAPADLTAAAMADRLDLAGEWTLTTTRFWMEWVEQLRDAWRPGEIAAARRFVGGAPDIFYGNDWYKLADDEALIFESELPDARYWQIELCDPWFKTLEFASRQTSLNHNQARVDADGRFRCVIAHRDPGVANWLDTCGNREGMIQYRWIWTRTNPQPRVRCVKHAAIAQHLPAATVRVTPEQRRAAISVREAHVRRREPAA, from the coding sequence ATGAGCGAGCGAGATGACGTCGCGACGGGCGGCACGGGGCTGCGCGGCGACGCGCTGAAGAAGCTGCGGCGCCCGCGGCGCGCGGAGGCCGAGCAGCGCGCGCGCCTGCTCGACGGACGCGCGTGGGAGGATTTCTGCCGCGACCTCGCGGCGGCGGGCAAAGCGGTGCTCGACTTCCCCCTCGCGAGCGCCGAGAGCGACGCGCTGCGCGCCGAGGGCTTCCGCTACTTGTTAGGGCTCGTCCGCTCCGGCCTCTACAACGCGCTCGAGCTCGCCGAGCCGGGCGCACCCCGCTGGATCCGCAACCCCGACTCGCAGGCGAAGTGGGGCGCGGAGAATCCCGACAACCAGTACCTGTGGGCGCGCGTCGATCCGCGCGGCACGTATCGCGTGTTCGGCGAGCGCCGCAGCGTGTATGACTTCCTGCTCGAAGTGAAAGAGGGCCACATGCAGCTCGGCGACGACCGCGTGTTCGCGGCCGTCACGTGCAAGGACCTTCACTTCGACGCGAGCGGCGCGTTCTCCGTGCTGCTCGCGCCCGAGCGGCCCGCCGGATACGCGGGCGACTTCGTCCCGCTGCATCCCGACGGCTCCTACCTGCAAGTTCGCCAGTACCTGCTCGAGTGGGAGCGCGAGACGCCCGCGAGCTTCTTCATCGAGCGCGTGGGCGGCGCAGCGCCCGCAGACCTGACCGCCGCTGCGATGGCGGACCGACTCGACCTCGCCGGCGAGTGGACGCTCACGACGACGCGCTTCTGGATGGAGTGGGTGGAGCAGCTGCGCGACGCGTGGAGGCCCGGCGAGATCGCGGCAGCGCGGCGCTTCGTGGGCGGCGCGCCGGACATTTTTTACGGAAACGACTGGTACAAGCTCGCCGACGACGAGGCGCTCATCTTCGAGAGCGAGCTGCCGGACGCGCGCTACTGGCAGATCGAGCTGTGCGATCCGTGGTTCAAGACGCTCGAGTTCGCGTCGCGCCAGACCAGCCTCAATCACAACCAAGCGCGCGTCGACGCCGACGGCCGCTTCCGCTGCGTGATCGCGCACCGCGACCCCGGCGTCGCGAACTGGCTCGATACGTGCGGCAATCGCGAGGGGATGATCCAGTACCGCTGGATCTGGACGCGCACGAACCCGCAGCCGCGCGTGCGCTGCGTGAAGCACGCCGCCATCGCGCAGCATCTCCCGGCGGCGACGGTGCGCGTCACGCCCGAGCAGCGACGAGCGGCGATCTCGGTGCGCGAGGCGCACGTGCGGCGGCGGGAGCCAGCGGCGTAG
- a CDS encoding sulfotransferase produces the protein MHENDDPWQPGPRPAWVRSLHAAVDPRWISLNADELLDSARRETGLDDFGGDEFLTPYRIFLRACEDEAKLHALGRMLVRGDVLTWLTNRLRLTDARRHDPAIAAQRIERPIFITGLPRTGTTILHELLMLDPTSRVPLHWEVRLPCPAPEAASYASDARIARAEEELQLWNHIVPEYRAMHELGARIPVEDIQITPPSFVSDELMGRHIVPSYAAWYASADKSVAFAFHRRFLQHLQSRHARARWVLKSPSWLGLLPVLFGEYPDARVVITHRDPLKVLPSVVSILYSTAFVRSDAVDAEMFKGWFSPETCRALLDAMGAFRDSGAIPQNQFCDVLYANVVRDPARAVEQIYARFGLPFTPELAARIRDYAAAKPRGKHGTHKYDFAALGRSAGEERERFRTYQERFGVPSEG, from the coding sequence GTGCACGAGAACGACGATCCGTGGCAGCCCGGACCGCGGCCCGCGTGGGTGCGCTCGCTCCATGCCGCGGTCGACCCGCGCTGGATCTCGCTGAACGCGGACGAGCTGCTCGATTCGGCGCGGCGCGAGACGGGCCTCGACGACTTCGGCGGCGACGAGTTCCTCACGCCCTACCGAATCTTCCTGCGCGCGTGCGAAGACGAGGCGAAGCTGCACGCGCTCGGCCGCATGCTCGTGCGCGGCGACGTGCTGACGTGGCTGACGAATCGCCTGCGCCTCACCGATGCGCGGAGGCACGATCCCGCGATCGCCGCGCAGCGCATCGAGCGCCCGATCTTCATCACGGGCCTACCGCGCACCGGCACGACGATTCTGCACGAGCTCTTGATGCTCGACCCGACTAGCCGCGTCCCGCTGCACTGGGAGGTGCGCCTGCCCTGCCCCGCGCCCGAGGCCGCGAGCTACGCGAGCGATGCGCGCATCGCGCGCGCGGAGGAGGAGCTCCAGCTCTGGAACCACATCGTCCCCGAGTACCGCGCGATGCACGAGCTGGGCGCGCGCATTCCGGTCGAGGACATCCAGATCACGCCGCCGAGCTTCGTGAGCGACGAGCTGATGGGCCGCCACATCGTGCCGAGCTACGCCGCGTGGTACGCGAGCGCCGACAAGTCCGTCGCCTTCGCGTTTCACCGCCGCTTCCTCCAGCACCTGCAATCCCGCCATGCGCGCGCGCGCTGGGTGCTGAAGTCGCCGTCGTGGCTCGGCCTTCTGCCCGTGTTGTTCGGCGAGTACCCCGACGCGCGCGTGGTGATCACGCACCGCGATCCGCTGAAGGTGCTGCCCTCGGTCGTGAGCATTCTCTACTCGACGGCGTTCGTGCGCAGCGATGCGGTGGACGCCGAGATGTTCAAGGGCTGGTTCTCGCCCGAGACCTGCCGCGCGCTGCTCGACGCGATGGGCGCGTTCCGCGACTCGGGCGCGATCCCGCAGAATCAGTTCTGCGACGTGCTCTACGCGAACGTCGTGCGCGACCCGGCGCGCGCGGTCGAGCAGATCTACGCGCGCTTCGGGCTGCCCTTCACGCCGGAGCTGGCGGCGCGCATTCGCGACTACGCCGCCGCGAAGCCACGCGGCAAGCACGGCACGCACAAGTACGACTTCGCCGCGCTCGGCCGCAGCGCGGGCGAAGAGCGCGAGCGCTTCCGCACGTACCAGGAGCGCTTCGGCGTTCCGAGCGAGGGCTGA
- a CDS encoding SDR family oxidoreductase — translation MAGRIEGRVAVITGAGSGIGRAMALRFAAEGAAVVANDIAEAGLASLASELRARGAGIETHVGDMGSAAVADAAAALATSRFGRLDVWVNNAGGGMPTPFEATHERAYRAELARNLDTAWFGCQAALRVMKAQASGALINVSSGGALLASEGLHAYSAAKAAILSLTRNLALEYGPLGVRVNAIAPGPILTPVFAEYLKTLPGGAARAGEHVPLRRLGRPEEIAAAALFLASDDASYVSGATLAVDGAITAVLTPPRAG, via the coding sequence ATGGCAGGACGCATCGAAGGCAGGGTCGCGGTGATCACCGGCGCGGGATCGGGCATCGGTCGCGCGATGGCGCTGCGCTTCGCGGCGGAAGGCGCCGCCGTCGTCGCGAACGACATCGCGGAGGCGGGGCTCGCTTCGCTCGCGAGCGAGCTGCGCGCGCGCGGCGCGGGCATCGAGACGCACGTGGGCGACATGGGCAGCGCCGCGGTGGCGGATGCCGCGGCCGCACTCGCGACGTCGCGCTTCGGGCGCCTCGACGTGTGGGTGAACAACGCGGGCGGCGGCATGCCGACGCCATTCGAGGCGACCCACGAGCGCGCCTACCGCGCCGAGCTCGCGCGCAATCTCGATACCGCGTGGTTCGGCTGCCAAGCCGCGCTGCGCGTGATGAAGGCGCAGGCGAGCGGCGCGCTGATCAACGTGTCGTCCGGCGGCGCGCTGCTCGCGTCCGAGGGCCTGCACGCGTACTCGGCGGCGAAGGCCGCGATCCTCTCGCTCACGCGCAACCTCGCGCTCGAGTACGGGCCGCTCGGCGTCCGCGTCAACGCGATCGCCCCGGGCCCGATCCTCACGCCCGTGTTCGCGGAGTACTTGAAGACGCTGCCTGGCGGCGCTGCTCGCGCCGGCGAGCACGTGCCGCTGCGGCGGCTCGGCAGGCCCGAGGAGATCGCCGCCGCCGCGCTCTTCCTCGCGAGCGACGACGCCAGCTACGTGAGCGGCGCGACGCTGGCCGTGGACGGCGCGATCACCGCGGTGCTGACCCCGCCGCGCGCGGGCTGA
- a CDS encoding Zn-dependent alcohol dehydrogenase: protein MKAAVLREVNKPLSIEDVTIDNPAPHEVLVRTVAAGVCHSDLHFQNGAYQYPMPAVLGHESAGIVEKVGSEVHYVKPGDHVITCLSVFCGHCDYCTKGRPALCAGKGETQRQPGGKPRLSKDGAPVWQFLDLSSYAEQMLVHENAVVKIDPEMPLDRAALIGCGVMTGAGAVMNTARIPAGSTVAVLGCGGVGLAAIQGARIAGASRIIAVDTVPSKLELAKRMGATDGVNAKTGDPVAQVKELTGGGVEFSFEAIGLKRTAEQAFEMLRNGGTATVIGMIPVGQKIELHGVDFLFEKRIQGSSMGSNAFRVDMPRFIELYKQGRLNLDDLISKRIKLADVNAAFEDLKKGEVARSVITFS from the coding sequence ATGAAGGCCGCCGTTCTGCGCGAAGTGAACAAGCCGCTCTCGATCGAGGACGTGACGATCGACAACCCCGCGCCGCACGAGGTGCTCGTGCGCACCGTCGCCGCGGGCGTGTGCCACAGCGACCTGCACTTCCAGAACGGCGCCTACCAGTACCCGATGCCTGCCGTACTCGGGCACGAGTCGGCCGGCATCGTCGAGAAGGTCGGCAGCGAAGTTCATTACGTGAAGCCGGGCGATCACGTGATCACGTGCCTCTCCGTCTTCTGCGGCCACTGCGACTACTGCACCAAGGGCCGGCCGGCGCTCTGCGCGGGAAAGGGCGAGACGCAGCGCCAGCCCGGCGGGAAGCCGCGCCTCTCGAAAGACGGCGCGCCGGTGTGGCAGTTCCTCGATCTCTCCTCGTATGCGGAGCAGATGCTCGTCCACGAGAACGCGGTCGTGAAGATCGACCCCGAGATGCCGCTCGATCGCGCCGCCCTGATCGGCTGCGGCGTGATGACGGGCGCGGGCGCGGTGATGAACACGGCGCGCATTCCGGCGGGCTCGACGGTCGCGGTGCTCGGCTGCGGCGGCGTCGGGCTCGCGGCGATTCAGGGCGCTCGCATCGCGGGAGCGTCGCGCATCATCGCGGTCGACACGGTGCCGTCGAAGCTCGAGCTCGCGAAGCGCATGGGCGCGACCGACGGCGTCAACGCGAAGACGGGCGACCCCGTCGCGCAGGTGAAGGAGCTGACGGGCGGCGGCGTCGAGTTCTCGTTCGAGGCGATCGGCCTGAAGCGCACCGCCGAGCAGGCGTTCGAGATGCTGCGCAACGGCGGCACCGCCACGGTGATCGGCATGATCCCGGTCGGCCAGAAGATCGAGCTGCACGGCGTCGACTTCCTGTTCGAGAAGCGCATCCAGGGCTCGAGCATGGGCAGCAACGCGTTCCGCGTGGACATGCCGCGCTTCATCGAGCTCTACAAGCAGGGCCGCCTCAACCTCGACGACCTGATCAGCAAGCGCATCAAGCTCGCTGACGTGAATGCCGCGTTCGAGGACCTGAAGAAGGGCGAAGTCGCGCGCAGCGTGATCACGTTCAGCTGA
- a CDS encoding tetratricopeptide repeat protein: MSHRAKAALVLAALMLVVYGRSLFAGFVYDDWLHVVDEPVPESFSQLARIFAEPMSPLVPYYRPIPRLLNVAQKWLHGANPLPFHALNLALGFACAWALRALLTRPALGVSARASSAAALLLAVHPIASECVIPIASGRETLLPTLFTLLALGGYLRGDSRGRALAVAWFALGMLSKEQAIATPLLLGLADALRIAPDPPRGPRAWLARYLPHAAVVTAYVALRSVAVPAGANPELALLSRPEGPLLSLLYHVQTTLAPFFAVVYEPTLAVWWSLPRTLFALLCASVLTLLAMRRDRGRALWFLALIGLSIAPTANVFVQEPGFAERWGFAALAGWAGLGVLAAGARMPRVARGVAAVALTAFAALTLVRAPAYHTDAAFLAQWRATNPTSLQAWISTGEAAERAGDYDGAIAAYDRVLFLAPDTALAHASLAIALGAQGKLADAQQHAERAVALDPRDAESWSNLGGLRAQRGDLAGAITDYERALALRPELASAHNNLALALRARGDLAGARAHFERALGAQPQLAEAHANLGSLLAQLGDRAGAEHHLTRALELDPALAPARAALDQLQRAR, encoded by the coding sequence GTGAGCCATCGCGCGAAGGCAGCGCTGGTCCTCGCAGCGCTGATGCTCGTGGTGTACGGACGCTCGCTGTTCGCGGGCTTCGTCTACGACGACTGGCTGCACGTCGTGGACGAGCCGGTGCCCGAGAGCTTCTCGCAGCTGGCGCGCATCTTCGCGGAGCCGATGTCGCCGCTGGTGCCGTACTACCGGCCGATCCCGCGGCTGCTCAACGTCGCGCAGAAATGGCTCCACGGTGCGAACCCGCTGCCGTTTCACGCGCTGAATCTCGCGCTCGGCTTCGCGTGCGCTTGGGCGCTCCGTGCGCTGCTCACGCGCCCCGCGCTCGGCGTGAGCGCGCGCGCTTCGAGCGCGGCGGCGCTGCTGCTCGCGGTGCATCCGATCGCGTCGGAGTGCGTGATTCCGATCGCGTCGGGACGCGAGACGCTGCTGCCCACGCTCTTCACGCTGCTCGCTCTCGGCGGCTACCTGCGCGGCGATTCGCGCGGGCGCGCACTCGCGGTGGCTTGGTTCGCGCTCGGGATGCTCTCGAAGGAGCAAGCGATCGCGACCCCTCTGTTGTTAGGCCTCGCGGACGCGCTGCGCATCGCGCCCGATCCCCCGCGCGGGCCGCGCGCTTGGCTCGCGCGCTACCTGCCGCACGCGGCCGTCGTCACCGCGTACGTCGCGCTTCGCTCCGTCGCGGTGCCTGCCGGCGCGAATCCCGAGCTCGCGCTGCTCTCGCGCCCCGAAGGTCCGCTGCTGTCGCTGCTCTACCACGTGCAGACGACCCTCGCTCCGTTCTTCGCCGTCGTGTACGAGCCGACGCTCGCGGTGTGGTGGTCGCTGCCGCGTACGCTCTTCGCGCTTCTCTGCGCGAGCGTGCTGACCCTGCTCGCGATGCGCCGAGACCGGGGGCGAGCGCTGTGGTTTCTCGCGCTGATCGGGCTCTCGATCGCGCCCACCGCGAACGTCTTCGTGCAGGAGCCCGGCTTTGCGGAGCGCTGGGGCTTTGCAGCGCTCGCGGGCTGGGCGGGACTCGGGGTCCTCGCGGCGGGCGCACGCATGCCGCGCGTCGCGCGCGGCGTCGCGGCAGTCGCGCTGACCGCGTTCGCCGCGCTGACTCTCGTGCGCGCTCCCGCCTACCACACCGACGCCGCCTTCCTCGCCCAGTGGCGCGCCACCAATCCCACCTCGCTCCAGGCCTGGATCAGCACCGGCGAAGCCGCGGAGCGCGCAGGCGACTACGACGGCGCGATCGCCGCCTACGATCGCGTGCTCTTCCTCGCGCCCGACACCGCGCTCGCGCACGCGTCGCTCGCGATCGCACTCGGCGCCCAAGGCAAGCTCGCCGACGCGCAGCAGCACGCCGAGCGCGCCGTCGCACTCGATCCGCGCGACGCCGAGAGCTGGAGCAATCTCGGCGGCCTGCGCGCACAGCGCGGCGACCTGGCGGGCGCGATCACCGACTACGAGCGCGCGCTCGCGCTGCGCCCCGAGCTCGCGAGCGCGCACAACAACCTCGCGCTCGCGCTGCGCGCGCGCGGCGATCTTGCAGGCGCGCGCGCGCACTTCGAGCGCGCCCTCGGCGCGCAGCCGCAGCTCGCGGAAGCGCACGCGAACCTCGGTAGCCTGCTTGCACAGCTCGGCGACCGCGCGGGCGCCGAGCATCACCTGACGCGCGCGCTCGAGCTCGATCCAGCGCTCGCCCCAGCACGCGCGGCGCTCGATCAGCTGCAGCGCGCCCGCTGA
- a CDS encoding cytochrome P450, whose protein sequence is MRDIPNLLDAATFASGPPYEAFRTLRREAPVYWHPHTGAGGFWAITRHADVLAVSRDSALFSSARKGYMPTPEADPVGLEQSRLMLLGMDPPQHTRLRSLVNRGFTPRRVSALEPRIRALCKQIVDAVLPRGECDFVTDIAGELPSYLIAELVGIPLEDGRKLYELTEIMHSADNAPESAQAVAEMFAYSAGVRAAKRANPGSDLASVLLSSELDGSRLSDLEFDLFFLLLINAGGDTTRNLVASGMQALIDHPEQLAALRKERTLLDTAIEEMLRFTTPVVQFQRTATRDTELSGVKIREGEPVVIFYPSANRDEEVFAEPDRFDIRRDPNPHVAFGGGGSHFCLGASLARLEIACMFDELLDRVHDLENAGPVERLHSWFINGPRRMPVRFRAARV, encoded by the coding sequence ATGCGCGACATCCCGAATCTGCTTGACGCCGCGACCTTCGCCTCCGGTCCGCCCTACGAGGCGTTTCGCACGCTGCGCCGTGAGGCGCCCGTGTACTGGCATCCGCACACGGGCGCGGGCGGGTTCTGGGCGATCACGCGACATGCGGACGTGCTGGCGGTCTCGCGCGACTCCGCGCTCTTCTCGTCCGCGCGGAAGGGCTACATGCCCACGCCCGAGGCGGATCCGGTCGGGCTCGAACAGTCGCGGCTCATGTTGTTGGGGATGGACCCGCCGCAGCACACGCGCCTGCGCTCGCTCGTGAATCGCGGCTTCACGCCGCGCCGCGTCTCAGCCCTCGAGCCGCGCATCCGCGCGCTCTGCAAGCAGATCGTCGACGCCGTGCTGCCGCGCGGCGAGTGCGACTTCGTGACGGACATCGCCGGCGAGCTGCCGAGCTACCTGATCGCGGAGCTCGTCGGCATTCCACTCGAGGACGGGCGCAAGCTCTACGAGCTCACCGAGATCATGCACAGCGCCGACAACGCGCCCGAATCCGCGCAGGCCGTCGCGGAGATGTTCGCCTACAGCGCCGGCGTGCGCGCCGCGAAGCGCGCGAACCCGGGCAGCGATCTCGCGAGCGTGCTGCTCTCGTCCGAGCTCGACGGCTCGCGGCTCAGCGACCTCGAGTTCGACCTGTTCTTCTTGTTGCTGATCAACGCCGGCGGCGACACCACGCGCAACCTCGTCGCGTCGGGCATGCAGGCCCTGATCGATCACCCCGAGCAGCTCGCCGCGCTGCGCAAAGAGCGCACGCTTCTCGACACCGCGATCGAGGAGATGCTGCGCTTCACCACGCCCGTCGTGCAGTTCCAGCGCACCGCCACGCGCGACACCGAGCTCAGCGGGGTGAAGATCCGCGAGGGCGAACCGGTGGTGATCTTCTACCCCTCGGCGAATCGCGACGAAGAGGTGTTCGCCGAGCCCGACCGCTTCGACATTCGCCGCGATCCGAACCCCCACGTCGCGTTCGGCGGCGGCGGCTCGCACTTCTGCCTCGGCGCGAGCCTCGCGCGACTCGAGATCGCCTGCATGTTCGACGAGCTGCTGGATCGCGTGCACGACCTCGAGAACGCGGGGCCGGTGGAGCGCCTCCATTCGTGGTTCATCAACGGCCCGCGCCGGATGCCGGTGCGCTTCCGCGCGGCGCGCGTGTGA
- a CDS encoding pyrroloquinoline quinone-dependent dehydrogenase — protein sequence MTSLACGSLRARLRSACGLALAVGALALAACGAPSFQREPSAPAAGWSHWGGDAAGTKFSALGEITPANVGALELAWSFRTGDWDPSGELRTSFQATPVLHDGALYLCSPFNRVFAVDAETGRSRWAFDPALERDGHGLVCRGVTLWHDPAAAPDAACAVRVFTATNDARLIALDAKNGRPCADFGANGEVELERGLGAVSPGEVRVTSPPTAIRDVIATGHQVSDNQRFDIAGGVVRGFDARTGALRWAFDPAPPGTPELPAAADGSPQFHRGTPNAWGVFAADEARDLLFITTGNPSNDFFRGDTRGAIDHYRSAVIALRGATGEVVWRFQTVHRDLWDYDVGAQPTLLEHAGAPALAVSTKAGHVFLLNRETGEPLHRVEERAVPQTDVAEERTAATQPFPTFPPPLHPHGVREEDLFGLTPWDRAACRELLAASRNEGAFTPPSLAGAVQFPGVAGGVNWGGSALDPGRELLFLAQSRIAMIEQLVPRGHALAFGPRTRDRWLVPMAGAPYAAIQRVFTSPLGIPCTKPPWFELVAIDLAHGDVAWRAPLGTTRGSAPWPFWLPWAPPGMGGPLATQSGLVFIGAAMDGYLRAFDAASGAELWRAHLPAGAHANPLTYRARPGGRQFVVIAAGGHTSIPSERGDWLLGFALPE from the coding sequence GTGACTTCGCTCGCCTGCGGCTCGCTGCGCGCGCGGCTGCGCAGTGCTTGCGGCCTCGCGCTTGCAGTCGGCGCTCTCGCGCTTGCGGCGTGCGGCGCACCGAGCTTCCAGCGCGAGCCGAGCGCGCCGGCCGCGGGCTGGTCGCACTGGGGCGGCGATGCGGCCGGCACGAAGTTCTCGGCGCTCGGCGAGATCACGCCTGCGAACGTGGGTGCGCTGGAGCTCGCCTGGAGCTTCCGCACCGGCGACTGGGACCCGAGCGGCGAGCTGCGCACGTCGTTCCAGGCGACGCCCGTCCTGCACGATGGCGCCCTCTACTTATGCTCCCCGTTCAACCGCGTGTTCGCGGTGGACGCCGAAACTGGTCGCTCGCGCTGGGCTTTCGATCCCGCGCTCGAGCGCGACGGCCACGGCCTCGTGTGCCGCGGCGTGACGTTGTGGCACGACCCCGCAGCCGCCCCCGATGCGGCCTGCGCGGTGCGCGTCTTCACCGCCACGAACGACGCGCGGCTGATCGCGCTCGATGCGAAGAACGGCAGGCCGTGCGCGGACTTCGGGGCGAACGGGGAAGTCGAGCTCGAGCGCGGGCTCGGCGCGGTTTCGCCCGGCGAGGTGCGCGTGACCTCCCCGCCCACCGCGATCCGCGACGTGATCGCGACGGGGCACCAAGTATCGGACAACCAACGCTTCGACATCGCGGGCGGCGTCGTGCGCGGCTTCGACGCGCGCACGGGCGCGCTGCGCTGGGCGTTCGATCCAGCGCCGCCGGGCACGCCCGAGCTTCCAGCCGCGGCAGACGGCTCGCCGCAGTTCCATCGCGGCACGCCGAACGCGTGGGGCGTGTTCGCGGCGGACGAAGCGCGCGACCTGCTCTTCATCACGACGGGCAACCCGAGCAACGACTTCTTTCGCGGCGACACGCGCGGCGCGATCGACCACTACCGCAGTGCCGTGATCGCGCTGCGCGGCGCGACGGGCGAAGTCGTGTGGCGCTTTCAGACCGTGCACCGCGATCTCTGGGACTACGACGTGGGCGCGCAGCCGACGCTGCTCGAGCACGCGGGCGCGCCAGCGCTCGCCGTCTCCACGAAGGCGGGCCATGTGTTCTTGCTGAATCGCGAGACCGGCGAGCCGCTGCACAGAGTCGAGGAGCGCGCGGTGCCGCAGACCGACGTGGCCGAGGAGCGCACCGCGGCGACGCAACCCTTCCCCACGTTTCCGCCCCCGCTCCATCCGCACGGCGTGCGCGAGGAAGACCTGTTCGGCCTAACACCTTGGGACCGCGCCGCGTGCCGCGAGCTGCTGGCCGCGTCGCGCAACGAGGGCGCCTTCACGCCGCCGAGCCTCGCCGGCGCCGTGCAGTTCCCCGGCGTCGCGGGCGGCGTGAACTGGGGCGGCAGCGCGCTCGACCCGGGGCGCGAGCTGTTGTTTCTCGCGCAGTCGCGCATCGCGATGATCGAGCAGCTCGTGCCGCGCGGGCACGCCCTCGCCTTCGGCCCGCGCACGCGCGACCGCTGGCTCGTGCCCATGGCGGGCGCGCCGTATGCCGCGATCCAGCGCGTGTTCACTTCGCCGCTCGGCATCCCGTGCACGAAGCCGCCGTGGTTCGAGCTGGTCGCGATCGACCTCGCGCACGGCGATGTCGCGTGGCGCGCACCGCTCGGCACCACGCGTGGCAGTGCGCCGTGGCCGTTCTGGCTGCCGTGGGCGCCGCCGGGAATGGGCGGGCCGCTCGCGACGCAGAGCGGTCTCGTCTTCATCGGCGCCGCGATGGACGGCTACCTGCGCGCCTTCGACGCCGCGAGCGGCGCCGAGCTCTGGCGCGCGCACCTCCCCGCCGGCGCCCACGCGAACCCGCTGACCTACCGCGCGCGGCCCGGCGGCCGGCAGTTCGTGGTGATCGCCGCGGGCGGCCACACCAGCATCCCGAGCGAGCGCGGCGACTGGCTGCTGGGGTTCGCGCTGCCGGAGTGA